A window of the Tunturibacter empetritectus genome harbors these coding sequences:
- the ftsA gene encoding cell division protein FtsA, whose product MNQKQDNLITVLDAGSTKSCVLVAELQDGVLRYRGHGVEPSRGMRKGLIAELGPAAEAINRAALTAERVAKAGIETAIVGIGGTHVRGVNSRGGISMGSRMREITREEVRAAVDRARSVALPPDREVLHLLPQEFILDDQPGIHDPVGMVGNRLEVNLHLSTCSGGVAQSVITCANRAGLEVMDTVYEGIAAAEAVLSADERELGVCMADIGSSTTELAVFFEGSIAHTAVLPIGGDHFTNDLAVGLHVTVEEAEYLKKMYGHCVVTAVPQLNEIEVGGNLAVGALGGGGQSARMVRQRFLAEILEPRARELFTMLRDNLRQGGVLEALGAGCVVTGGGANMAGLLDNAESLLRVPARIGYPVPLSRMPAELAVPEFSAAIGMLLYTHRTQVRRASEEQGLKAKLKAIFAGSF is encoded by the coding sequence ATGAATCAGAAGCAGGACAATCTGATCACCGTGCTCGACGCGGGAAGCACGAAGAGTTGTGTGCTGGTGGCTGAGCTGCAGGATGGTGTGCTGCGGTATCGGGGACATGGCGTGGAGCCGTCGCGAGGAATGCGCAAGGGTTTGATTGCGGAGCTGGGGCCGGCCGCGGAGGCGATCAATCGTGCGGCGCTGACGGCGGAGCGTGTGGCGAAGGCTGGGATTGAGACGGCGATTGTGGGCATTGGCGGGACGCATGTGCGCGGAGTGAACTCGCGCGGCGGCATCAGCATGGGCAGCAGGATGCGGGAGATTACGCGGGAGGAGGTGCGGGCTGCGGTGGATCGTGCGCGTTCGGTGGCGCTGCCTCCGGATCGCGAGGTGCTTCATCTGTTGCCGCAGGAGTTCATCCTGGATGATCAGCCGGGGATTCATGATCCGGTGGGGATGGTGGGGAACAGGCTTGAGGTGAATCTGCATCTGTCGACGTGCTCGGGTGGTGTGGCGCAGAGCGTGATAACGTGCGCGAACCGTGCGGGGCTCGAGGTGATGGATACGGTGTATGAGGGGATCGCCGCAGCTGAGGCGGTGCTGAGCGCCGATGAGCGGGAGCTAGGCGTCTGCATGGCTGATATAGGGTCGAGCACGACGGAGCTTGCGGTTTTTTTTGAGGGATCGATTGCGCATACGGCGGTGCTGCCGATCGGTGGAGATCACTTTACAAATGACTTGGCGGTTGGGCTGCACGTGACGGTTGAGGAAGCAGAGTATCTGAAGAAGATGTATGGGCACTGCGTGGTGACGGCGGTGCCGCAGTTGAATGAGATTGAGGTTGGCGGCAACCTTGCGGTCGGTGCCCTGGGTGGGGGCGGGCAGTCGGCGCGGATGGTGCGGCAGAGATTTCTGGCGGAGATTCTAGAGCCGCGTGCGCGCGAGTTGTTTACGATGCTGCGGGATAATCTGCGGCAGGGTGGAGTGCTGGAGGCACTTGGCGCGGGCTGTGTGGTGACTGGCGGCGGCGCGAACATGGCCGGGCTGTTGGATAATGCGGAGAGTTTGTTGCGGGTGCCGGCGCGGATCGGATACCCGGTGCCGCTCTCGCGGATGCCTGCTGAGCTGGCGGTGCCGGAGTTTTCGGCGGCGATTGGGATGCTGTTGTATACGCACAGGACGCAGGTTCGGCGTGCGAGCGAAGAGCAGGGGCTGAAGGCGAAGTTGAAGGCGATCTTTGCGGGTAGCTTCTAG
- a CDS encoding cell division protein FtsQ/DivIB, with translation MLEAPEKNYVSESRGARGPRRVSASPERRLRRDLSEDFADDPHWDDDAPVGRRKAGVRVRFRGVPATKWGRIAAGCGVLVLLGVCAGLFAMARSFLLHDERFVIPSSSSIEFQGNAHVTRAQLLSIFGEDVERNIFTVSLTQRRAELERLPWVAHATVMRLLPNRMRVSIVERTPVAFVRQGNHIGLVDGNGVLLDMPVGAKPDGKYSFPVVTGISADDPLSTRAARMKIYERFTSELDGAAGTGGEKISQGLSEVDLSNPEDVKALIPDKSSEVLVHFGDADFLDRYRRFEEHLPEWRTVYPKLSSVDMRYERQVVLEMQPGAGVPVASSPNGAAVMAADTKTPAGAAQHTSIDEAKPAAKPVVKTPAKAAPAAHVAGVKHAAVVKSKASAKATANGAAKSHLPVKAKKVDPKAKHVVVAKPHSVVAKPSAGSTQYHPAQAVQP, from the coding sequence GTGCTAGAGGCGCCTGAAAAGAATTACGTCTCGGAGTCTCGAGGCGCGCGGGGGCCGCGGCGGGTGTCGGCTTCGCCGGAGCGGCGGCTGCGTCGCGATCTCAGCGAGGACTTTGCGGACGATCCGCATTGGGACGATGACGCTCCGGTGGGACGACGCAAGGCGGGGGTACGGGTGCGGTTTCGCGGAGTGCCTGCGACCAAGTGGGGAAGGATCGCTGCGGGATGTGGGGTGTTGGTTCTGCTTGGGGTCTGCGCCGGGCTGTTTGCGATGGCGAGGAGTTTTTTGTTGCACGATGAGCGGTTTGTGATTCCTTCGTCATCGTCGATTGAGTTTCAGGGGAATGCGCATGTGACGCGGGCGCAGCTGTTGAGCATCTTTGGCGAGGATGTGGAGCGGAATATCTTTACGGTGTCGCTGACGCAGAGGCGCGCGGAGCTGGAGCGGCTGCCGTGGGTGGCGCATGCGACGGTGATGCGGCTGCTGCCGAACCGGATGAGGGTGTCGATTGTGGAGAGGACGCCGGTGGCGTTTGTGCGGCAGGGAAATCATATTGGATTGGTAGATGGGAACGGCGTGCTGCTGGATATGCCGGTGGGGGCCAAGCCGGATGGGAAGTATTCGTTTCCGGTGGTGACGGGGATCTCGGCGGATGATCCGCTGTCGACGCGTGCGGCACGGATGAAGATCTATGAGCGATTTACGTCGGAGCTGGACGGGGCGGCGGGGACGGGCGGGGAGAAGATTTCGCAGGGGCTGAGCGAGGTGGACCTGTCGAATCCTGAGGATGTGAAGGCGTTGATTCCGGATAAGTCGAGTGAGGTGCTGGTTCACTTTGGCGATGCGGATTTTCTGGACCGCTACAGGAGATTTGAAGAGCATCTGCCGGAGTGGCGGACGGTTTATCCGAAGCTCTCGTCGGTGGATATGCGGTATGAGCGGCAGGTGGTACTGGAGATGCAGCCGGGAGCTGGTGTGCCGGTGGCTTCGTCGCCGAACGGCGCGGCGGTGATGGCGGCTGATACGAAGACGCCTGCTGGAGCGGCTCAGCATACAAGTATCGATGAGGCCAAGCCTGCGGCGAAGCCTGTTGTGAAGACACCCGCAAAAGCTGCGCCAGCGGCACACGTTGCGGGAGTGAAGCACGCGGCTGTGGTGAAGAGCAAGGCTTCTGCCAAGGCGACAGCAAATGGTGCGGCGAAGAGTCATTTGCCGGTGAAGGCGAAGAAGGTCGATCCAAAGGCGAAACATGTTGTCGTTGCGAAGCCCCATTCGGTGGTTGCGAAGCCGTCGGCTGGTTCGACGCAGTATCATCCTGCACAGGCGGTACAACCATGA
- the murC gene encoding UDP-N-acetylmuramate--L-alanine ligase, with protein MFVPGHFLFAPSQRIHFIGIGGIGMSGIAEILLTMGYSVSGSDLRRSAVTDRLLGMGARIFEGHVASNAAASDVVVTSSAVAKDNPEVLDARERKIPVIQRAEMLAELMRLKYGIAVAGMHGKTTTTSMVAAVLAGGGLDPTVVVGGRVNALGSNARLGNSQYLVAEADESDRSFLKLSPVLAVVTNLDREHMDCYRDMEDVEGAFLEFMDRLPFYGATTACVDNALLRTVLPRVRRKVYTYGESVDADFRVEVLPKDAECHSCFAVNYKGLVLGKFRLHVPGRHNVLNAAAAVAVGVQLGVAPDQIAAGLETFRGVDRRFQIKGEVRGVTVVDDYGHHPTEILATLRAARECGYSRLHVLFQPHRFTRTLDLMAEFAGAFRDADTVEVLDIYAASEAPIAGVDAQTLVKAIRAAGGAGVEYAASVDEGVAALVREAKVGDVILTLGAGSVSQAGAALLEALS; from the coding sequence ATGTTTGTGCCTGGACATTTTTTGTTTGCCCCGTCGCAGAGGATTCACTTTATCGGGATCGGCGGGATTGGGATGAGCGGGATCGCGGAGATTCTGCTGACGATGGGGTACTCGGTCTCGGGGAGCGACCTGCGGCGGAGTGCGGTGACGGATCGGCTGCTGGGGATGGGGGCGCGAATCTTTGAGGGACACGTTGCAAGCAATGCTGCTGCCAGCGATGTTGTCGTGACGAGTTCGGCAGTGGCTAAGGACAATCCTGAGGTGCTGGATGCGCGGGAGCGGAAGATTCCGGTGATTCAGCGGGCGGAGATGCTGGCGGAGCTGATGCGGCTGAAGTATGGGATCGCCGTGGCGGGAATGCATGGGAAGACTACGACGACCTCGATGGTGGCGGCGGTGCTGGCAGGGGGCGGGCTGGATCCGACGGTGGTGGTGGGTGGAAGGGTGAATGCGCTGGGGTCGAATGCTCGGCTGGGCAACTCGCAGTACCTGGTGGCGGAGGCGGATGAGAGCGACCGGAGTTTTTTGAAGCTGTCGCCGGTGCTGGCGGTGGTGACGAATCTGGATCGCGAACATATGGATTGCTATCGCGATATGGAGGATGTTGAGGGAGCGTTTCTCGAGTTTATGGATAGGCTGCCGTTCTATGGAGCGACTACGGCGTGCGTGGATAATGCCCTGCTGCGAACGGTGCTGCCGCGGGTGAGGCGGAAGGTTTATACCTATGGCGAAAGTGTGGATGCGGACTTTCGCGTGGAGGTGTTGCCGAAGGATGCGGAGTGTCACTCGTGTTTCGCTGTGAACTACAAGGGGCTTGTGTTGGGGAAGTTTCGGCTGCATGTTCCGGGGCGGCATAATGTGTTGAATGCTGCGGCTGCGGTGGCGGTGGGGGTGCAGCTGGGGGTGGCTCCGGACCAGATTGCGGCGGGGCTGGAGACGTTTCGTGGGGTGGATCGGCGGTTTCAGATCAAGGGTGAGGTGCGGGGCGTGACTGTGGTGGATGACTATGGACATCATCCGACGGAGATTTTGGCTACGCTGCGGGCGGCGCGGGAGTGTGGGTACTCGCGGTTGCATGTTTTGTTTCAGCCGCATCGGTTTACGCGGACGCTGGATTTGATGGCGGAGTTTGCGGGGGCTTTCAGGGACGCGGATACGGTTGAGGTGTTGGATATCTATGCGGCGAGTGAGGCTCCAATTGCGGGGGTTGATGCGCAGACGCTGGTGAAGGCGATTCGGGCTGCGGGTGGAGCTGGGGTGGAGTATGCGGCTTCGGTGGATGAGGGCGTCGCGGCGCTGGTGCGGGAGGCAAAGGTAGGGGATGTGATTTTGACGCTGGGGGCGGGGAGTGTATCGCAGGCGGGGGCTGCGTTGCTGGAGGCTTTATCTTGA
- a CDS encoding YXWGXW repeat-containing protein, which yields MTFTRLFRNSLGVATLAGFTLAMPLMAQAQVEPYNPNDQYGSPAAQQAQQDPQFAAQQQDNTASQQYAPPQQYGDPNQGPPQQYGDPNQGAPQQYGAPQPGQPQGIEQAPPQIPDYEQPPAPGDGYIWTPGYWAWTADGYQWVQGAWVLAPYSGALWTPGYWGFNDGYYWNAGYWGPYVGYYGGINYGFGYFGIGFYGGYWGGGRFYYNRAYCNIGRGWHGGNFYNHSYNGYSGRPGGASFTHVNNTAYHGNNFSGARGSSINGHSFAQSNVGRGNPAGFGDHSIHTGYSGATANNGTARAYNGTDANAGRTYSNAGANYNASRAYSGSSANYNAGRTYAGNSAYSGASRGYSQPAAAQSHANYASAPHASYSGGGNYGGGGSHGGGGYSGGGGGGGFHGGGGGGGGGGGSHGGGGGGHR from the coding sequence ATGACGTTCACCCGCCTCTTCAGAAACTCACTCGGTGTAGCAACACTAGCCGGCTTCACGCTGGCCATGCCGCTTATGGCCCAAGCTCAAGTCGAACCCTACAACCCCAACGATCAATACGGCTCTCCCGCCGCCCAGCAGGCTCAGCAGGATCCCCAATTCGCGGCCCAGCAGCAGGACAACACCGCGTCGCAGCAGTACGCCCCCCCTCAGCAATATGGCGACCCCAACCAGGGACCTCCACAGCAGTACGGCGATCCCAACCAGGGCGCGCCCCAGCAGTATGGAGCACCTCAGCCCGGACAACCCCAGGGCATCGAGCAGGCCCCACCCCAAATCCCCGACTACGAGCAGCCCCCCGCCCCCGGTGATGGCTATATATGGACCCCCGGCTACTGGGCCTGGACCGCTGATGGCTATCAGTGGGTTCAGGGCGCATGGGTACTCGCTCCCTACTCCGGAGCCCTCTGGACCCCTGGCTACTGGGGTTTCAACGACGGCTACTACTGGAACGCAGGTTACTGGGGTCCCTACGTCGGCTACTACGGCGGCATCAACTACGGCTTCGGCTACTTCGGCATAGGCTTCTACGGCGGATACTGGGGCGGCGGCCGCTTTTACTACAACCGCGCCTACTGCAACATCGGTCGCGGATGGCATGGCGGCAACTTCTACAATCACTCCTATAACGGTTACTCCGGCCGCCCTGGCGGAGCCAGCTTCACTCACGTGAACAACACCGCCTATCACGGCAATAACTTCTCCGGCGCTCGCGGCTCCAGCATCAACGGCCACAGCTTCGCCCAATCCAACGTCGGCCGCGGCAATCCGGCAGGCTTCGGCGACCACAGCATCCACACCGGCTATAGTGGAGCAACCGCCAACAACGGAACCGCCCGCGCCTACAACGGCACCGACGCCAATGCAGGCCGCACCTACAGCAATGCCGGTGCGAACTACAACGCAAGCCGCGCTTACAGCGGTAGCAGCGCGAACTACAACGCAGGCCGAACCTATGCCGGCAACAGCGCCTACAGCGGAGCCTCTCGCGGCTACTCGCAGCCAGCCGCTGCACAGAGTCACGCTAACTACGCCAGCGCTCCCCACGCCTCATACTCCGGTGGAGGTAACTACGGCGGAGGCGGTTCGCATGGCGGAGGCGGCTATAGCGGCGGCGGTGGAGGAGGTGGCTTCCATGGCGGTGGTGGCGGCGGAGGCGGTGGCGGCGGATCACACGGCGGCGGTGGCGGCGGTCATCGCTAA
- the murG gene encoding undecaprenyldiphospho-muramoylpentapeptide beta-N-acetylglucosaminyltransferase — MRQALRVLIAGGGTGGHVIPALAIARELRDAHEAEVRFVGTARGLETRLVPEAGFPLELIRVGQLKNVSLATRVRTVADLPLGVARCLELARSFKPDVVVGVGGYASGPAMMAAVLLRVPTLAFEPNAVPGLANRLVGRRVSAAAVNFEETRRYFRGARVTGIPVRQEFFEIAPMPDAKEDRISFVGSVAQDGPASARRLLVFGGSQGARVFNSVMPKIAKRLLEYVPGLRILHQTGKGQAESTGEAYGASGADPSRWEVAAYLDDMPRRFADADLILCRSGASTVAELAAAGRPAVLVPFPGAADDHQMKNAEAFARVGAAELRVQEADDLMGAFLLSDLSGLLLDAGRLAEMGRRVRGLAHPDAVTEIGHMVAELAGC, encoded by the coding sequence GTGAGACAAGCTTTGCGAGTTTTGATTGCTGGCGGGGGCACCGGGGGGCATGTGATTCCGGCGCTGGCGATTGCGCGGGAGCTGCGCGATGCGCATGAGGCCGAGGTGCGGTTTGTGGGGACGGCGCGGGGGCTTGAGACTCGCCTGGTGCCGGAGGCTGGGTTTCCTCTGGAGCTGATTCGCGTAGGGCAGTTGAAGAATGTGAGTTTAGCGACGCGGGTACGGACGGTGGCTGATCTGCCGCTTGGCGTTGCTCGGTGCCTGGAACTGGCGCGGAGCTTCAAGCCGGATGTGGTGGTGGGGGTGGGCGGGTATGCTTCGGGGCCGGCGATGATGGCGGCGGTTCTGTTGCGGGTTCCTACGCTGGCGTTTGAGCCGAATGCGGTGCCGGGGCTGGCGAACCGGCTGGTAGGGCGACGCGTGAGTGCGGCGGCGGTGAACTTCGAGGAGACCCGGAGGTACTTTCGCGGTGCACGGGTAACTGGGATTCCGGTGCGGCAGGAGTTTTTTGAGATTGCTCCGATGCCGGATGCGAAGGAGGATCGCATCTCTTTCGTAGGTAGTGTTGCCCAGGATGGGCCGGCATCGGCTCGACGGTTGCTTGTGTTTGGCGGCAGCCAGGGGGCGCGGGTCTTCAATTCGGTGATGCCGAAGATTGCAAAGCGGCTGTTGGAGTATGTGCCGGGGCTGAGGATTCTGCACCAGACTGGGAAGGGGCAGGCGGAGTCGACCGGGGAGGCGTATGGGGCGAGCGGTGCGGATCCCTCTCGCTGGGAGGTAGCGGCGTATCTCGACGATATGCCGAGGAGGTTTGCGGATGCGGATCTGATTCTTTGCCGCAGTGGTGCGAGTACGGTTGCGGAGCTGGCAGCGGCGGGACGGCCGGCGGTGCTGGTGCCTTTTCCGGGAGCGGCGGACGACCACCAGATGAAGAATGCGGAGGCCTTTGCGCGGGTTGGGGCGGCGGAGCTGCGGGTGCAGGAAGCGGACGACCTGATGGGAGCGTTTCTGTTAAGCGACCTGTCTGGACTTTTGCTGGATGCAGGGAGACTGGCGGAGATGGGCCGGAGAGTTCGGGGACTGGCACACCCGGATGCGGTAACGGAGATTGGGCATATGGTGGCAGAGCTGGCGGGGTGTTGA
- the ftsW gene encoding putative lipid II flippase FtsW has protein sequence MAKRVGVDKWLFGVVLLLVLFGLVMVFSASAVMAQSSLGSPYPYVMKQAIWAVLGLIALVALMQVDYRTYNNPKVVFPAVAVTMLMLIGVFAMKDSHATHRWVRFGNLFTFQPSELAKPVLVLFLAYFLQTRIHQMDDWKGTILRAVAVPMAFTALILKEPDLGTGLVCMSVTALMLYLAGAKTKYFAVGAAFAAPVLYFMLFHVAFRRARMLAFVNPEADPRGTGFHILQSLIAVGTGGIRGLGLMEGRQKLFYLPEVQTDFIFANICEELGLIGALLVVGLFVALGYRGLRAAFLSTDPFARFLAFGLTTAILIQAFFNMSVVLALLPTKGIPLPFISSGGTSIFITLASMGVLLNITREID, from the coding sequence ATGGCGAAGAGAGTTGGGGTGGACAAGTGGCTCTTCGGAGTGGTGCTGCTGCTGGTGCTGTTTGGGCTGGTGATGGTGTTCTCGGCGTCGGCGGTGATGGCGCAGTCGAGTCTAGGGTCTCCCTATCCTTATGTGATGAAGCAGGCGATCTGGGCGGTGCTGGGGCTGATTGCGCTGGTTGCGTTGATGCAGGTGGACTATCGGACCTATAACAATCCGAAGGTCGTGTTTCCTGCGGTTGCGGTGACGATGCTGATGCTGATAGGCGTGTTTGCGATGAAGGACTCGCATGCGACGCATCGCTGGGTTCGGTTTGGAAACCTGTTTACGTTTCAGCCTTCGGAGTTGGCGAAGCCTGTGCTGGTGCTGTTCCTTGCTTACTTTCTGCAGACTCGAATCCACCAGATGGACGACTGGAAGGGAACGATTCTGCGGGCGGTTGCGGTGCCGATGGCGTTTACGGCTTTGATCTTGAAGGAGCCGGACCTGGGGACGGGGCTGGTGTGCATGTCGGTGACGGCGTTGATGCTGTATCTGGCTGGGGCTAAGACGAAGTACTTTGCGGTGGGTGCGGCGTTTGCGGCTCCTGTTCTTTACTTCATGCTGTTTCATGTGGCGTTTCGACGGGCGCGGATGCTGGCATTTGTGAATCCTGAGGCCGATCCTCGCGGGACTGGGTTTCACATTCTTCAGTCGCTGATTGCGGTTGGGACGGGTGGGATCCGTGGGCTTGGGTTGATGGAGGGGCGGCAGAAGCTGTTCTACCTGCCTGAGGTTCAGACGGACTTTATCTTTGCGAACATCTGTGAGGAGCTGGGGTTGATTGGGGCACTGCTGGTGGTTGGGCTGTTTGTGGCGCTGGGGTATCGGGGGCTGCGGGCGGCGTTTCTGTCGACCGATCCGTTTGCGCGGTTTCTTGCGTTTGGGCTGACGACGGCTATTCTGATCCAGGCGTTCTTCAATATGAGCGTGGTGCTGGCGCTGCTGCCGACCAAGGGGATTCCGCTGCCGTTTATCTCCTCGGGGGGGACATCGATCTTTATTACGCTGGCCAGTATGGGCGTGCTGCTGAATATCACTCGCGAGATCGATTGA
- the murD gene encoding UDP-N-acetylmuramoyl-L-alanine--D-glutamate ligase: MDLKNKRVLVVGLGKSGLSAAMFLRAQGARVTVSDTRSAVALAQEIPALLEAGIMVESGGHGLLTFRRQDLIVVSPGVPMDTPEVKQVVAFGLTVIGELELASRYLQGQVVAITGSNGKTTTTTLVGKILSDAGVPTQVGGNIGLPVIDLVAKSTPETVNVLEVSSFQLETVEEFHPRIAVILNITPDHLDRHGSFERYVAAKERIFERQGAGDALVLNGDDRVTQMCAARAKSEVFWFSGTKAVRKGAFVRDGVIVWVEKEGGVTEPVMPVSEVPLKGAHNIENVLAAVCAARLAKVSAESVRASVASFTAVEHRLELVRKLNGVEFYNDSKATNVDATMKAVASFSKGVHLILGGKDKDSDYGLMAELLKERVKVVYTIGSAAEKIERQLHGVVKMVAAGTMETAVAEAAKAAVTGDVVLLSPACSSFDQFENYEHRGRVFRQLVNQLI, translated from the coding sequence ATGGATTTGAAGAATAAGCGGGTGTTGGTGGTGGGGTTGGGGAAGTCCGGGCTGTCGGCGGCGATGTTTCTGCGTGCGCAGGGGGCGCGGGTTACGGTAAGCGACACGCGTAGTGCGGTTGCGCTGGCGCAAGAGATTCCTGCGTTGCTGGAAGCGGGGATTATGGTTGAGTCGGGTGGACATGGGCTTCTGACGTTTCGGCGGCAGGATCTGATTGTGGTCTCGCCGGGTGTGCCGATGGATACGCCGGAGGTGAAGCAGGTCGTCGCGTTTGGGTTGACGGTGATTGGAGAGTTGGAACTTGCGAGTCGCTATCTGCAAGGGCAGGTGGTGGCGATTACTGGATCGAATGGGAAGACGACGACGACGACGCTGGTGGGGAAGATCCTGAGTGATGCAGGGGTGCCGACGCAGGTGGGCGGGAATATCGGTCTGCCGGTGATTGATCTGGTGGCGAAGAGTACGCCTGAGACGGTGAATGTGTTGGAGGTTTCGAGCTTCCAACTGGAGACGGTGGAGGAGTTTCATCCGCGGATTGCCGTGATTCTGAATATTACGCCGGACCATTTGGATCGGCATGGCAGCTTCGAGAGGTATGTGGCGGCAAAGGAGAGGATCTTCGAGCGGCAGGGTGCTGGGGACGCGCTGGTGTTGAACGGAGATGATCGCGTGACGCAGATGTGTGCGGCGCGGGCGAAGAGCGAGGTGTTCTGGTTCAGTGGGACCAAGGCCGTGCGGAAGGGCGCGTTTGTGCGGGATGGCGTGATTGTATGGGTGGAGAAGGAGGGCGGGGTGACGGAGCCGGTGATGCCGGTCTCGGAAGTGCCTCTGAAGGGTGCGCACAACATCGAGAATGTGCTGGCTGCGGTGTGTGCGGCTCGTTTGGCGAAGGTTTCGGCGGAGAGTGTTCGGGCTTCTGTGGCGAGCTTTACGGCGGTGGAGCACCGGCTGGAGCTGGTGCGGAAGCTGAATGGGGTTGAGTTCTACAATGACTCTAAGGCGACGAATGTGGATGCGACGATGAAGGCTGTGGCTTCGTTCAGCAAGGGTGTTCACCTGATTCTTGGCGGGAAGGATAAGGATTCGGACTATGGGCTGATGGCCGAGTTGCTGAAGGAGAGGGTGAAGGTTGTTTATACGATTGGTTCAGCTGCAGAAAAGATTGAGCGGCAGCTGCACGGAGTCGTGAAGATGGTGGCAGCGGGAACGATGGAGACGGCGGTGGCTGAGGCGGCTAAGGCTGCTGTGACGGGCGATGTGGTGCTGCTGTCGCCTGCGTGTTCGAGCTTCGACCAGTTTGAGAACTATGAGCATCGCGGTCGCGTGTTTCGGCAGTTGGTGAATCAATTAATTTAG
- the mraY gene encoding phospho-N-acetylmuramoyl-pentapeptide-transferase, with product MLYWLLYQKLFPYFRLFRIFRYLTFRTVFASLTALLIGLLIGPYVIEKLREFQIGQYIREEGPQSHQKKSGTPTMGGVLICISILVPTLMWSDLSNPYVWLVMLSTLAFGAIGFADDYIKVVHRQNQGLTARAKLGLQFIASGLVAAALVVMEIRGGYSTRLMVPFAKRFRPDLVWEWMGHIPHMHWLVFVPFVVFVMIVIAGASNAVNLTDGLDGLAIGCTIIAAGALTVLTYVSGHVVFSDYLELQRMPMVSELTVFCGSMVGASIGFLWYNAHPAEIFMGDVGSLALGGAIGTVAVVIKQELLLPFIGGVFILEALSVMLQVGSYKLRNGKRIFKMAPLHHHFELMGWSESKVIARFWILALVFALFALTTLKLR from the coding sequence TTGCTCTATTGGTTGCTGTACCAGAAGCTGTTCCCTTACTTTCGGCTGTTTCGCATATTCCGATATCTGACGTTTCGTACTGTGTTTGCGAGCCTTACGGCGCTGCTGATCGGGTTGCTGATCGGCCCGTATGTGATCGAGAAGCTGCGCGAGTTTCAGATTGGGCAATACATCCGGGAAGAGGGACCGCAGTCGCACCAAAAGAAGAGTGGGACACCGACGATGGGCGGGGTGCTGATCTGCATCTCGATTTTGGTGCCGACGTTGATGTGGTCGGATCTTTCGAATCCCTATGTGTGGCTGGTGATGCTGTCTACGCTTGCGTTTGGGGCGATTGGATTTGCGGATGACTATATCAAGGTGGTGCACCGGCAGAATCAAGGCCTGACGGCGAGGGCGAAGTTGGGTTTGCAGTTTATTGCGAGTGGGCTGGTCGCGGCTGCGCTGGTGGTGATGGAGATTCGCGGGGGCTACTCGACACGGCTGATGGTGCCGTTTGCAAAGCGATTCAGGCCGGACCTGGTGTGGGAGTGGATGGGGCATATTCCACATATGCACTGGCTGGTGTTTGTGCCGTTCGTTGTGTTTGTGATGATCGTGATTGCGGGCGCGAGCAATGCGGTGAATCTGACCGATGGATTGGATGGGTTGGCGATTGGGTGCACGATCATTGCGGCTGGAGCCTTGACGGTGCTGACCTATGTCAGTGGGCATGTGGTGTTTTCTGATTATCTTGAGCTGCAGCGAATGCCGATGGTGAGCGAACTGACGGTTTTTTGCGGGTCGATGGTGGGCGCTAGTATCGGGTTCCTTTGGTATAACGCTCATCCGGCTGAGATCTTTATGGGGGATGTTGGGAGCCTTGCTCTGGGTGGGGCGATTGGAACGGTGGCGGTTGTGATTAAGCAGGAGTTGCTGCTGCCGTTTATTGGCGGGGTGTTTATTCTTGAGGCGTTGAGCGTGATGCTGCAGGTGGGGAGCTATAAGCTGAGGAACGGGAAGCGCATCTTCAAGATGGCTCCGCTGCACCATCACTTTGAGTTGATGGGATGGTCGGAGTCGAAGGTGATTGCGCGATTTTGGATTCTGGCGCTGGTGTTTGCTTTGTTCGCGTTGACTACTTTGAAGCTGCGATGA